One segment of Vibrio gazogenes DNA contains the following:
- a CDS encoding dipeptide ABC transporter ATP-binding protein codes for MHLIEINNLNLAFKVYGGTRKVLHNVSINIKPGERVALIGESGSGKSVTSKFLIGTLNDSQTIIESGELKVNGKDAFSMSSVERESLKGSVMSMIQQDPQTSFNPVFRIGTHLDDIMKAGDKLMNISNSAAKRKSHILDVLKKVKLLDPERVYSSYPWQLSGGMRQRVLIAMALLHPTRLLIADEPGTALDVTTQDEIINLINQLVIDEKLALLMVTHNLGVVRKTADRVYVMQHGRIVEHGVVKDIFAHPKHPYTVRLFNAVPKLYVDSDSAQNNTNESVLVSLVNVEKCFITKKNWRGQVVDEVAAVKPLSLDIHKGDTFGIAGESGSGKTTLARMIMGIIESTSGSIMIENRHLKSWRQKKANRHSIQMVHQNPAASLNPRRTIAQILEVPLKFIAQSEKRQPEIERLLTLVELPLEYADMYPSSLSGGQKQRVAIARALAANPTILVLDEPTSALDVSVQKSIISLLEKLQQQLGLTYIFISHDLSLMRNFCNRVAIMFRGQLIESGNTKEIFEQSTQLYTRALIRAIPVVSDDEEQHKPKISDEDAMRVLQQG; via the coding sequence ATGCACTTGATAGAAATTAATAACCTCAACCTTGCATTTAAGGTGTACGGCGGGACCAGAAAGGTACTGCACAATGTTTCTATTAACATTAAGCCGGGCGAGCGAGTTGCCTTGATTGGTGAATCAGGTTCAGGCAAAAGTGTCACCAGTAAGTTCTTAATCGGCACACTGAATGATAGCCAGACAATTATAGAAAGTGGCGAACTGAAAGTTAACGGTAAAGACGCATTCAGCATGAGCTCCGTTGAGCGAGAATCGCTTAAAGGTTCTGTTATGTCGATGATTCAACAGGATCCACAAACATCGTTTAACCCAGTGTTCCGCATTGGTACTCACTTGGACGATATTATGAAGGCCGGTGACAAGCTGATGAACATCTCAAACAGTGCTGCGAAGAGGAAGTCACATATTCTGGATGTGCTTAAGAAAGTAAAGCTGTTAGATCCCGAGCGTGTGTATTCATCTTATCCTTGGCAGTTGTCGGGCGGAATGCGTCAAAGAGTGTTGATTGCGATGGCTTTGCTTCATCCGACTCGACTACTGATCGCTGACGAACCGGGAACGGCGTTAGATGTGACGACTCAGGATGAAATCATCAATCTAATCAACCAGTTGGTGATTGATGAGAAACTTGCACTGTTAATGGTGACTCACAATCTGGGTGTGGTACGTAAAACCGCAGACCGGGTTTACGTCATGCAGCACGGTCGTATTGTTGAACACGGTGTGGTTAAGGATATTTTTGCGCATCCCAAACACCCATACACAGTAAGACTGTTTAACGCTGTACCGAAGCTATATGTGGATAGTGATTCAGCACAAAACAATACAAATGAGTCTGTTCTTGTCAGTCTGGTGAATGTAGAAAAATGTTTTATCACCAAGAAAAACTGGCGTGGTCAAGTGGTTGACGAAGTTGCGGCTGTTAAACCGCTCTCTTTGGATATTCACAAAGGCGATACGTTCGGGATCGCCGGTGAATCGGGCTCTGGTAAAACAACCTTAGCACGTATGATTATGGGGATCATCGAGTCGACAAGTGGCAGCATCATGATTGAGAACCGTCACTTGAAATCATGGCGTCAAAAGAAAGCAAACCGCCACAGTATTCAGATGGTTCACCAAAATCCAGCGGCGTCTTTAAATCCACGCCGTACCATTGCTCAAATACTTGAGGTTCCACTGAAGTTTATTGCTCAAAGCGAAAAACGTCAGCCGGAAATCGAGCGTTTATTAACACTGGTGGAATTACCGCTGGAATATGCGGATATGTATCCGTCCAGCTTGTCCGGTGGTCAGAAGCAACGTGTGGCAATCGCACGAGCGCTTGCGGCTAACCCAACCATTTTGGTGTTAGATGAGCCAACTTCAGCCCTCGATGTGTCCGTACAGAAAAGCATTATTTCTTTGTTGGAAAAATTACAGCAACAGCTTGGTCTGACATACATCTTTATTTCTCACGATTTAAGTTTAATGCGCAATTTCTGTAATCGGGTTGCGATCATGTTCCGCGGGCAATTGATTGAAAGCGGCAACACGAAAGAAATTTTTGAACAATCAACACAGCTTTATACCCGAGCACTTATTCGAGCAATCCCTGTGGTTAGCGATGATGAAGAGCAACATAAGCCCAAGATTAGTGACGAAGATGCGATGCGAGTCTTGCAGCAGGGATGA
- the lpoB gene encoding penicillin-binding protein activator LpoB: MKKSIILVLGLAALMSGCANKVTYGDAQAVETKTVDFGSTDLQKIAADMVDSMMMSGSVAAISRNSRPIVFVDGIKNKTSEHIDTESITDTISTKMLNSGKFRFVDMTRIEAVRKQLNFQNNDALVDKSSSIQFGKMVGAQYMLYGNLSSIVKDTGSDKDVYYKMTMRLMDLRSGLIEWADETEIRKEQEKSFLGF, translated from the coding sequence ATGAAAAAAAGTATAATCCTCGTGTTGGGATTGGCTGCTCTCATGAGTGGTTGTGCAAATAAAGTGACCTATGGTGATGCACAGGCCGTAGAAACGAAAACCGTTGATTTCGGTTCGACAGATTTACAAAAAATCGCAGCAGATATGGTCGATAGTATGATGATGTCTGGTTCTGTGGCAGCCATTTCCCGAAACTCACGCCCGATTGTGTTTGTGGATGGCATTAAAAACAAAACCAGTGAACATATCGATACCGAATCGATTACGGACACGATTAGTACCAAGATGCTGAATTCTGGGAAGTTCCGTTTTGTTGATATGACGCGTATTGAAGCGGTCAGAAAGCAGTTAAATTTCCAGAACAATGATGCGTTAGTCGATAAGAGTAGCTCGATTCAGTTTGGTAAAATGGTTGGTGCACAATATATGTTATACGGAAATTTATCGAGTATCGTTAAAGATACGGGCAGCGATAAAGATGTGTACTACAAAATGACCATGCGTCTGATGGATTTGCGTTCAGGGCTCATCGAATGGGCTGATGAAACTGAAATTCGGAAAGAGCAGGAAAAGAGTTTTTTGGGATTTTAA
- a CDS encoding NAD(P)/FAD-dependent oxidoreductase — protein sequence MTRIVVVGGGAGGLELVTKLGHTLGRKGRAQITLVDRNASHLWKPLLHEVATGSMDEGVDALSYRAHARNHSFDFQMGNLEELDRDRKVITLAELKDEYGELLIPRREVKYDILVLAIGSTSNDFNTEGVKDHCIFLDSPEQANLFRTEMNNEFLKLHAKNGHGTVDIAIVGAGATGVELSAELHNAVKELRNYGFGDLDSNKLNVHLIEAGERILPALPPRISSAAHHELTKLGVNVRTSTMITKVEEDGLTTKDGEKIPAKIMVWAAGIKAPDFMKDIAGLETNRINQLVVTNTLQTTRDEDVFVIGDLAQCTQPDGSFVPPRAQAAHQMASRTFKNIVAKLNDRDMKPYVYKDHGSLVSLSRFSTVGSLMGNLTKGSMMVEGTIARVVYISLYRMHQMALHGMFKTALMLLVGRINRVLRPNLKLH from the coding sequence GTGACTCGTATTGTTGTTGTTGGTGGCGGTGCAGGCGGTTTAGAGCTTGTCACTAAATTAGGCCACACATTAGGAAGAAAAGGGCGAGCCCAAATCACGTTAGTGGACAGAAATGCCAGCCACTTATGGAAGCCGTTATTGCATGAAGTAGCAACGGGCTCTATGGATGAAGGTGTTGACGCGTTGAGTTATCGAGCCCATGCGAGAAATCATAGTTTTGATTTCCAAATGGGAAATCTGGAAGAGCTCGATCGGGACAGAAAAGTCATCACTTTGGCTGAATTGAAAGATGAGTATGGTGAGCTGCTGATCCCACGCCGCGAAGTGAAATACGATATTTTGGTATTGGCTATCGGTTCAACATCGAATGACTTTAATACTGAGGGCGTTAAAGATCACTGTATCTTTTTGGATAGTCCGGAGCAGGCCAATTTATTCCGGACGGAGATGAACAATGAGTTTCTGAAGCTTCACGCCAAGAATGGTCATGGTACGGTTGATATTGCGATTGTCGGAGCCGGTGCGACGGGCGTAGAACTTTCTGCGGAATTACATAATGCGGTGAAAGAGCTGCGCAATTACGGCTTTGGTGATTTGGACTCAAATAAGTTGAATGTCCACCTCATTGAAGCTGGTGAGCGGATTCTTCCTGCCTTACCACCACGAATTTCTTCTGCTGCCCATCATGAACTCACTAAACTAGGTGTGAATGTCCGCACATCAACGATGATCACCAAAGTTGAAGAAGACGGCCTGACGACCAAAGACGGTGAAAAAATTCCGGCGAAAATTATGGTCTGGGCCGCAGGGATTAAAGCACCTGATTTTATGAAAGATATCGCGGGTCTTGAAACCAACCGGATTAATCAGTTGGTGGTGACGAATACCTTACAGACGACCCGAGATGAAGATGTTTTCGTGATTGGTGATTTGGCCCAGTGTACACAACCGGATGGATCATTTGTTCCACCACGTGCACAGGCTGCCCATCAAATGGCAAGCCGGACATTTAAAAACATCGTTGCTAAATTAAATGACCGGGATATGAAGCCTTATGTTTATAAAGATCATGGTTCGCTGGTCTCTCTGAGTCGATTCTCAACCGTCGGTAGCCTGATGGGTAACCTGACGAAAGGTTCGATGATGGTTGAAGGGACAATTGCCCGAGTGGTTTATATTTCTCTGTACCGAATGCATCAGATGGCGCTGCATGGGATGTTCAAAACAGCGTTGATGCTGCTGGTCGGAAGAATCAACAGAGTGCTTAGACCTAACCTGAAGCTGCACTAA
- the ycfP gene encoding alpha/beta hydrolase YcfP: protein MIIYLHGFDSTSPGNHEKVLQLQFIDDDVRFISYSTLHPRHDMRHLLKEVHKAIELSDDPHPMICGVGLGAYWSERIGFLCGIKQVLFNPNLHPEDNMQGKIDRPEEYEDIATKCASEFRLKNKAHCLVVLSTNDEALDSRKTAEELGNYYDIIWDETQSHKFKKISQHLQTISQFKNK, encoded by the coding sequence ATGATTATTTATCTACATGGATTTGATTCAACCAGCCCTGGGAATCATGAAAAGGTGCTGCAATTACAATTTATTGATGATGATGTGCGTTTTATCAGCTATAGCACACTTCACCCCAGACACGATATGCGACATCTCCTGAAAGAAGTACATAAAGCGATTGAATTAAGTGATGACCCACACCCAATGATCTGTGGCGTCGGACTCGGTGCTTATTGGTCTGAGCGGATTGGTTTTTTATGCGGCATTAAACAGGTGCTATTCAATCCGAATCTACATCCTGAGGACAATATGCAAGGGAAGATAGATCGTCCGGAAGAGTATGAAGATATTGCGACCAAGTGTGCTTCTGAATTTAGATTAAAAAATAAAGCGCATTGCTTGGTTGTACTGTCTACCAATGATGAAGCATTAGATAGTCGGAAAACGGCTGAAGAGCTGGGCAATTACTACGATATTATTTGGGACGAGACACAAAGCCATAAATTCAAGAAGATATCTCAACATCTTCAGACAATTAGCCAATTTAAAAATAAATAA
- a CDS encoding ABC transporter permease, whose protein sequence is MSNSETHLPNGAEEFAPETASKQYTNFGRAWYRFTRNHTAVIGLFIVVSVLLLAIFAPLLAPYPEHAGSFVNFRARHSAPSLEYFMGTDNIGRDIFSRVIYGYRISLSLVVGVLALSVPIGVLLGIVAAYAGGWVEQVIMRFNDMLLAVPPLALALAITSILEPNLVNAMIAISFLWWNWHCRLIYRLAKSLVTEDFVEAARLSGASHWHIISKEILPNCIAAISVKTTLDAGFVILFGATLSFLGLGVQPPTPDLGTMVSTGSSYLPEYWWEAIMPGLAILYAILGFNLLGDGLRDFFDVEV, encoded by the coding sequence ATGAGTAACTCAGAGACACATTTGCCAAATGGAGCGGAGGAGTTTGCTCCGGAAACAGCGAGTAAACAGTACACAAATTTTGGAAGAGCCTGGTACCGTTTCACCCGTAATCATACCGCAGTCATCGGTTTATTCATTGTTGTTAGTGTGCTGCTGCTGGCGATATTCGCTCCGTTACTGGCACCATACCCGGAACATGCCGGTAGCTTCGTTAATTTCAGAGCACGCCACTCAGCACCCAGTTTAGAGTACTTTATGGGGACTGATAACATCGGCCGCGATATTTTCAGTCGCGTGATTTACGGATACCGCATCTCGCTCTCATTAGTCGTTGGTGTTCTTGCTCTCTCTGTGCCGATTGGTGTTCTACTTGGGATCGTTGCTGCTTACGCCGGCGGTTGGGTTGAGCAGGTCATTATGCGTTTCAACGACATGTTACTTGCTGTACCACCACTGGCACTCGCTCTGGCAATCACATCGATTCTTGAACCAAACCTTGTTAACGCAATGATTGCGATCTCGTTCTTATGGTGGAACTGGCACTGCCGACTGATTTACCGCCTGGCGAAAAGTCTGGTGACAGAGGATTTTGTAGAAGCTGCTCGTTTAAGTGGCGCGTCTCACTGGCATATTATTTCTAAAGAGATTTTGCCTAACTGTATTGCTGCTATCAGCGTTAAAACGACGCTGGATGCCGGATTCGTCATCCTGTTTGGTGCAACACTAAGTTTTCTGGGGCTTGGGGTACAACCACCGACGCCGGATCTTGGCACCATGGTGTCGACCGGATCAAGTTACTTACCAGAATACTGGTGGGAAGCGATCATGCCGGGGCTTGCAATTTTATATGCCATTCTGGGGTTCAACCTGCTTGGTGATGGATTACGTGATTTCTTTGATGTTGAGGTATAA
- a CDS encoding phosphotransferase yields the protein MARMSWSEACQLDPSLASLTHFFRETPTVAQTLAGGLTNRCWKIDIPESPSAVWRPSTDVTQAFSISRHQEFHILSALKDQAGQISPEPLYLNEQGLLVQWIEGDRVVANDIEVIIRLLSQIHQFPTTQLPIVPFAYTARIDHYWFKLQSMSADLDAIEPLYKTWRTLPNIAEVPLSLCHFDLGCHNLIKTPQGIKVIDWEYASLADPRMDLAMTIDMSDVNWLTAVGQYCQQRDIAELDLWIEGVKAWLPRVRMLAMLWYLIAFQMWENKEMQAAAERIKAQFDNSFI from the coding sequence ATGGCACGCATGTCATGGTCCGAAGCATGTCAATTAGATCCGTCTCTGGCGTCTCTGACTCATTTTTTCCGAGAAACCCCGACGGTTGCACAAACACTCGCTGGTGGTTTGACAAACCGCTGTTGGAAGATTGACATACCTGAGTCGCCTTCCGCTGTATGGCGTCCTTCAACGGACGTCACTCAAGCATTTTCAATCTCCCGCCATCAGGAATTCCACATTCTGTCAGCATTGAAAGATCAAGCGGGACAAATTTCTCCTGAACCGCTTTATCTTAATGAACAAGGGTTACTGGTTCAGTGGATTGAAGGGGACAGAGTTGTTGCAAATGACATTGAAGTCATAATTCGTCTGCTGAGCCAGATTCATCAATTTCCGACGACCCAACTGCCCATCGTTCCTTTTGCTTATACGGCACGTATTGATCATTACTGGTTCAAATTGCAGTCGATGTCTGCTGATCTGGATGCGATTGAGCCACTGTACAAAACTTGGCGAACACTTCCCAATATTGCTGAGGTGCCACTCTCTCTTTGTCATTTCGACTTAGGCTGCCACAATCTGATCAAAACGCCTCAGGGGATCAAAGTGATCGATTGGGAGTATGCGTCTTTGGCCGATCCAAGAATGGATTTAGCGATGACGATCGATATGTCCGATGTCAATTGGCTCACGGCTGTCGGGCAGTATTGTCAACAGCGAGATATTGCTGAGCTTGATTTATGGATTGAGGGAGTGAAAGCTTGGCTGCCCAGAGTTCGAATGTTGGCGATGTTATGGTATCTGATAGCTTTTCAGATGTGGGAAAACAAAGAGATGCAAGCTGCAGCCGAACGGATAAAAGCACAGTTCGACAACTCATTTATTTAA
- a CDS encoding COG3014 family protein, translating to MRIRIRDIAVICLALGSSACANFSAGNLFSHYSEQNQEMYQAVKQGDYQKASQELPDHLVGGKILDNLEKGRVYWLNKDVPESRSFLNLSDQAVRQQQDEAIVSISREAANAGSLFANDNLTAYVPADYELGFLHLYLALSYVYENQLEDALVELRRANQVQEKARNKRQAELIKERNRLKQEGIEPNLGGLMARYPSTGSTLQSIQNGYLFYLSGLLYEASGDLNDAYVDYRRALAVAPENTSVVQSTLRCAQKLGMNQDVVALRKKYGRLPRLSKHQGRVIIIQEQGVVDQQEGWQASLPIYDSLGRMNLYSVALPYYSDYQPSDALPMTLDGTTVAGQQLVDTNLMARKQLNERITSIVFRQILRLTLKNTLRQEASKDDNGGAEVANLVFNIWNTLTEQPDTRSWITLPGSVFSATKIVSAGEQTFTVGQQTYTFNVPAQGTTFVWLSRQGENAVIWHKQLGRL from the coding sequence GTGAGAATACGGATACGAGATATTGCCGTGATATGTTTGGCGCTAGGAAGCAGTGCTTGCGCCAATTTTTCGGCTGGCAACCTATTCAGCCATTACTCCGAACAAAATCAGGAGATGTATCAGGCTGTTAAGCAAGGTGACTACCAGAAGGCGAGTCAGGAACTTCCTGATCATCTCGTCGGGGGAAAGATTTTAGATAATCTGGAAAAAGGCCGAGTCTATTGGCTGAATAAAGATGTGCCCGAGAGCCGGTCATTTCTGAATCTGAGTGATCAGGCGGTCAGACAGCAGCAGGATGAGGCCATTGTGTCTATCAGTCGCGAGGCAGCCAATGCGGGCAGTTTGTTTGCCAATGACAATTTGACGGCATACGTTCCGGCAGATTACGAACTCGGTTTTTTACATTTATATCTCGCACTCTCGTATGTTTATGAAAATCAGCTTGAAGATGCGTTAGTCGAACTGAGACGGGCGAATCAGGTTCAGGAAAAAGCAAGAAATAAGAGACAGGCTGAATTAATAAAAGAGCGAAACCGTCTCAAACAAGAGGGGATTGAACCCAATCTTGGTGGATTAATGGCTCGTTATCCTAGTACCGGGAGCACGCTTCAATCGATTCAGAATGGTTATCTGTTTTATTTGTCCGGATTGTTATATGAAGCCAGTGGTGACTTGAATGATGCCTATGTTGATTATCGGCGAGCACTTGCTGTCGCACCGGAAAATACCAGTGTGGTCCAGAGCACGCTCCGATGTGCGCAAAAGCTAGGTATGAATCAGGATGTGGTCGCGCTGCGAAAAAAATATGGGCGTTTACCGCGGCTGAGTAAACATCAGGGACGGGTGATTATCATTCAGGAGCAAGGGGTTGTTGACCAACAGGAAGGTTGGCAGGCGTCTTTACCGATCTATGATAGTCTTGGCAGAATGAATCTGTATTCTGTGGCCTTACCTTACTATTCAGATTATCAGCCATCAGATGCTCTTCCAATGACGCTCGATGGTACCACCGTTGCTGGCCAACAGTTGGTTGATACCAATCTGATGGCAAGGAAGCAACTGAATGAAAGAATTACGTCGATTGTTTTTCGACAGATATTACGTTTAACATTGAAGAATACGCTGCGCCAGGAAGCTTCGAAAGATGATAATGGCGGTGCTGAAGTCGCAAATCTGGTGTTCAATATATGGAATACTTTGACAGAGCAGCCGGATACAAGAAGTTGGATTACTTTGCCTGGCAGCGTATTTAGTGCGACAAAGATTGTATCCGCGGGTGAGCAGACATTCACCGTGGGGCAGCAGACTTATACATTCAATGTTCCTGCACAAGGAACAACATTTGTGTGGCTTTCCCGTCAAGGGGAAAATGCCGTAATTTGGCACAAACAGTTGGGAAGGTTATGA
- a CDS encoding ABC transporter permease, translated as MDNIYYLSARAGRLLLVFVGLSMIIFSIARLVPGDPARIALGPMATPEQVAELRESMGLNEPLVSQYIQYVGNLLEGDMGESTMTGRAVFTDIQQALPATLELVVVAVFFTACLGIPLGLFAAYKPNGVFDQFSRIISLVGVVTPSFLLAIMLQLMASVGWFDLPVTERMSSMMTFDESYTGLLLIDSLLAGRFDVFADSLQHILLPAIALSAAGISQVMRITRSSMIEFSHRDHVETLRACGVSRPLVNFKYLLRLSASAPLTILGLEFASLIGNAFVVEMVFSWPGVASYGVRSILHKDFNAVVGVVLVSGVFFIVANLLIDFVIGLVDPRVKLKGKS; from the coding sequence ATGGATAACATCTACTATCTATCGGCAAGAGCAGGACGCTTATTGCTAGTATTTGTTGGTCTGTCAATGATCATCTTCTCTATTGCGAGATTAGTACCGGGTGACCCCGCACGAATCGCATTAGGGCCTATGGCGACACCCGAACAAGTCGCTGAGTTACGTGAAAGTATGGGACTCAACGAGCCGCTGGTTAGTCAATATATCCAATATGTCGGCAATTTGCTCGAGGGTGATATGGGCGAATCAACAATGACGGGTCGTGCTGTATTCACTGATATTCAACAAGCCTTACCTGCAACACTGGAGCTGGTTGTGGTTGCCGTGTTTTTCACAGCCTGTCTGGGGATTCCGCTAGGGTTGTTCGCAGCATACAAACCTAATGGTGTGTTTGACCAGTTCTCACGGATTATTTCGTTGGTTGGTGTTGTTACCCCGTCATTTTTACTAGCTATCATGCTTCAGTTGATGGCCAGTGTCGGATGGTTTGATCTGCCTGTGACAGAAAGAATGTCCAGCATGATGACGTTTGATGAATCATACACCGGTTTGCTTCTTATCGATTCACTACTCGCCGGTCGCTTTGATGTTTTTGCCGATAGTTTGCAGCATATTCTATTACCTGCAATTGCATTATCAGCGGCGGGTATCTCTCAGGTCATGCGTATTACCCGTTCTTCGATGATTGAATTTAGCCATCGTGACCATGTTGAAACGCTGCGCGCATGTGGTGTCAGCCGTCCGCTGGTGAATTTTAAATATCTGTTACGTTTAAGTGCTTCTGCGCCATTGACTATTTTAGGGCTCGAGTTTGCCTCTCTGATTGGTAATGCTTTCGTCGTGGAAATGGTGTTCTCGTGGCCGGGTGTAGCTAGTTATGGCGTTCGTTCTATCCTGCATAAAGACTTTAATGCTGTGGTCGGTGTTGTATTGGTTTCTGGCGTGTTTTTCATCGTAGCAAACCTTCTTATCGACTTTGTTATTGGTCTTGTCGACCCACGAGTGAAGCTGAAAGGGAAGTCATAG
- a CDS encoding YcfL family protein, with product MNKWLFSLVVLVLVGCANTQTAGLTVESEYQRILYGDKVLASELEVKDISTAEVNDHTRGVVRVKNKTTSDQHIQYRFYWYDQQGLDVNARPGPWRQAIIRGMDETSLSEVAVAPNAVNFRVQIRELNQ from the coding sequence ATGAATAAATGGCTCTTCAGTTTAGTTGTACTTGTTTTGGTGGGGTGTGCCAATACACAGACCGCCGGATTGACCGTTGAAAGTGAATATCAACGGATTTTGTATGGTGATAAAGTATTAGCATCTGAGCTTGAGGTGAAAGATATTTCGACAGCAGAAGTGAACGATCATACACGAGGTGTGGTCAGAGTAAAAAATAAGACCACCTCAGATCAGCATATTCAATACCGCTTTTATTGGTATGATCAACAGGGACTGGACGTCAATGCCCGACCTGGTCCGTGGCGACAAGCCATTATTAGAGGGATGGATGAAACTTCGTTATCTGAAGTGGCTGTGGCTCCGAATGCTGTGAATTTCAGAGTACAGATTAGAGAATTGAATCAGTAA
- a CDS encoding hydantoinase/oxoprolinase N-terminal domain-containing protein, translating into MTTCYRIGIDVGGTNTDAVLMNYNEVVVTTKQPTTEDVTTGIEKALRIILETSGVACADILGVMIGTTHFTNAVVERKHLTKTAVIRLCLPATLSVPPFAGWPDDIKSLIDAGRYMVKGGYEFDGRKINPLDEVHIKEIALELKNKGVTSAIVNSVFSPVNDDSEKRVAEIFAELYPECRVVLSNQVGRIGLLERENAAILNASLLALSEKTVDAFANALKVCGLHCPFFITQNDGTLMNAEFVKRFPVLTFASGPTNSMRGAVFLSGEQDAIVVDIGGTTTDVGLVQQGFPRQASSSVDVGGVRTNFRMPDMVSVGLGGGSCVNFNLGIIDKKIEVGPHSVGYRITEEALVFGGTQTTATDIAVASGRVQVGDVSKVTDIDESLVALSLEEIDRIMLNVVEKNRLSSAQIPVIVVGGGSIIAPDEIGGLKAIKPNHFSVANAVGAAIAQVSGEADKIYSLTNLTRQEAIDDAVNVAIERAVAAGASAQSIQVIDQEDVPLAYLPGNATRIRVKVVGDLEFNHD; encoded by the coding sequence ATGACAACATGTTATAGAATTGGCATTGATGTTGGTGGAACCAATACCGATGCCGTATTAATGAATTACAACGAAGTCGTCGTAACGACTAAGCAGCCAACGACAGAAGATGTCACGACAGGGATAGAAAAAGCGCTTCGCATTATTTTAGAAACCTCTGGCGTTGCATGTGCTGACATTCTGGGAGTGATGATTGGTACGACCCACTTCACTAATGCTGTCGTTGAGCGTAAGCACTTAACCAAAACTGCCGTTATTCGGCTATGTTTACCGGCAACCTTGAGTGTTCCTCCATTTGCCGGGTGGCCAGATGACATCAAATCATTGATTGATGCAGGTCGCTACATGGTGAAAGGTGGTTATGAGTTTGACGGACGCAAAATCAATCCATTAGATGAAGTTCACATCAAAGAGATCGCTCTTGAACTGAAGAACAAAGGTGTTACTTCAGCAATCGTTAACAGCGTATTTAGCCCGGTGAATGATGATTCAGAAAAACGTGTTGCGGAAATCTTCGCAGAACTTTATCCCGAATGTCGTGTTGTTCTTTCTAATCAGGTCGGTCGAATTGGCCTGTTGGAACGTGAGAATGCTGCAATTCTGAATGCCAGCTTATTAGCGCTGAGTGAAAAAACTGTCGATGCATTTGCCAATGCACTGAAAGTGTGTGGTTTACATTGCCCATTCTTTATCACGCAAAACGACGGTACTTTAATGAACGCTGAGTTTGTTAAGCGATTCCCGGTTCTTACTTTTGCCAGCGGCCCGACCAATTCAATGCGCGGTGCTGTATTCCTTTCAGGTGAACAGGATGCCATTGTAGTTGATATTGGGGGGACGACGACAGATGTTGGTTTGGTGCAACAGGGCTTCCCGCGTCAGGCTTCATCAAGTGTTGATGTCGGCGGTGTGCGTACCAACTTCCGAATGCCGGATATGGTATCGGTCGGTTTAGGTGGTGGTAGCTGCGTGAACTTTAACCTTGGCATCATCGACAAAAAAATTGAAGTCGGTCCGCACAGTGTTGGTTACCGAATTACTGAAGAAGCACTGGTCTTTGGCGGTACACAGACAACTGCAACGGATATCGCTGTTGCTTCAGGTCGTGTGCAAGTTGGTGACGTTAGCAAAGTGACGGATATTGACGAATCACTTGTGGCACTTTCTCTTGAAGAAATAGACCGAATTATGCTCAACGTGGTTGAGAAAAACCGTCTTTCTTCAGCTCAGATTCCAGTCATCGTTGTCGGTGGTGGTTCTATTATCGCACCGGATGAAATTGGTGGTTTGAAAGCCATTAAACCAAATCATTTTTCAGTTGCAAACGCAGTCGGTGCGGCAATTGCTCAGGTGAGTGGTGAGGCCGATAAGATTTACAGTCTGACAAATTTAACGCGTCAAGAAGCGATTGATGATGCGGTGAATGTTGCGATTGAGAGGGCCGTTGCAGCAGGTGCGAGTGCGCAAAGTATTCAAGTTATCGACCAAGAAGATGTGCCGTTAGCGTATTTACCGGGGAATGCCACTCGTATTCGAGTCAAAGTGGTCGGAGATTTGGAGTTTAACCATGATTGA